In Phyllopteryx taeniolatus isolate TA_2022b chromosome 1, UOR_Ptae_1.2, whole genome shotgun sequence, the following proteins share a genomic window:
- the dnajc5aa gene encoding dnaJ (Hsp40) homolog, subfamily C, member 5aa yields the protein MAEHQRQRSLSTAGESLYHVLGVEKIATNDDIKRSYRKLALKFHPDKNPDNPEAADKFKEINNAHAILNDPTKRNIYDKYGSLGLYVAEQFGEENVNTYFVLSSWWAKALFVFCGLATGCYFCCCLCCCCNCCCGRCKPRPREGQEQDFYVSPEDLEAQLQSDEREAGGDPIMLQPTATETTQLTSDGHYSYHTDTGFN from the exons ATGGCTGAGCATCAGAGGCAGCGCTCTCTGTCGACCGCCGGTGAGTCTCTCTACCACGTGCTGGGAGTGGAAAAGATCGCCACGAATGATGACATCAAGCGGTCCTACAG GAAACTGGCTTTAAAGTTTCACCCTGACAAGAATCCTGACAATCCAGAAGCTGCAGACAAGTTCAAGGAGATAAACAATGCCCACGCCATCCTGAATGACCCCACGAAGCGCAATATTTACGACAAATATGGCTCGCTGGGACTGTACGTGGCTGAGCAGTTTGGAGAGGAGAATGTCAACACTTACTTTGTCCTCTCAAGCTGGTGGGCAAAG GCGCTGTTTGTGTTCTGCGGTCTGGCCACTGGCTGCTACTTCTGCTGCTGcctgtgctgctgctgcaacTGCTGCTGCGGAAGATGTAAACCTCGGCCTCGGGAAGGCCAGGAGCAGGACTTTTATGTGTCCCCAGAGGACCTGGAGGCTCAGCTGCAATCTGACGAGAGAG AGGCGGGAGGCGACCCAATCATGCTGCAGCCCACAGCGACAGAGACCACCCAGCTGACATCGGACGGCCACTACTCCTACCACACCGACACCGGCTTCAACTAA